Below is a genomic region from Candidatus Methanoperedens sp..
TAACATCTTTGCACATAATATGCATGGCTGGTGGGTGCAGTAAACAGTGGCGTTCTCGATGCTTACGCCGTGCAGTGCCGCCTGTATGATGGCGTTCTGTTCTGCATGCACAGCGCGGCATAATTCGTGCCGGGTTCCTGACGCGATGTTATTCTGCTGCCTTATGCACCCTATATCGAGGCAGTGCGCAAGATTTCGGGGCGCGCCGTTATATCCGGTGGATAGTATCCTTTTATCCCTCACTATCACCGCACCCACCTGGTTCCGGAGGCAGGTGGAGCGTTTCGCCACGATGCTCGCTATCTCCATGAAGTATTCGTCTATTGTGGGCCGCATCAGCGATGAATACGCATCAAACGATAAATATTTACTGCTTAAAAATAAGTTCGATATATGAAATCCGTCGTTTTACTTTCATCAGGTCTTGACTCCACGGTTGCGTTCAAGGAAGCATATAACAGGTGCGATGAAGTGCTGTGTGTGACCTTCGATTACGGACAGCTAGCATCCGAAAAAGAAATAACATTTGCAAAAAAAATATGTGAGCTTTTCAATGTTTGTCACATCATAATATCCCTTCCATGGTACAGCACCTTTCGCGGCGCGCTCACAGGCGGAGGAGCGCTTCCGAAAATACTGGAAAGCGAACTTGATGACAGGGAGATCACGCGGGAAACCGCAGAAAAGGTATGGGTGCCTGCACGCAATGTGGTTTTTCTTTCAATAGGAGCTGCACTTGCTGAGAACTATAAATATGACCTTATTGTAACCGGGTTCGATGCCGAGGAAGCCGCAACGTTTCCTGATAACACGCCTGAATTCGTAGAGAGCTTCAATGGGATGCTAAAATTCGGCACACTTACGCATCCTTCAGTCTATACCCCGCTGATTTCCATGAGTAAAGTCGAAATCGTAAAGCGGGGGCTTGAGATAGATGCTCCGCTTGAATGGTCGTGGTCGTGTTATGAGGGCTGGGAAAGACCCTGTGGAGTGTGCGAGTCATGTCTTCGGCGAAAGCGTGCTTTTAATTCTTCGGGAGCGACGGATCCCTTGCTGGAACGCCTCGGGATTTGAGACCTTTACTCAAGTTCAAACCTGATGGTGCATTCGCCAACAATGCCGGGCTTTTCCACTCCCTTCGTGATGACGTTTCTCCCGATTTTCCTGACGGCTGCATATTTGGCAGCCTGCACAATAGGGCAAGCCGTCGGAATGCCTTGCTTTCTCAGTATCTCGTTGCCGTGGCAGATGGCACATCCTTTGATGTCGAGCGTATAGTTCTTTTCGTCGCAGTTAATTTCCACTTGCTTTGCAAACTCAAGCTGGTTCTTGAGATAATTCTCAAAGCTCTGTGCAAACTCCGTATTATTATTGAAATTCCCTGCGTTATCCGCCCAGTTATCAGCCATTATCGAACCCACTTTGGCATTTACTTTCTTGGCATCCTCGCCCAGCGCTTTTATCACGGTGCTGTGATATTGTTTAAAGAAATTCAGGCTCATTGTCATAATTACTCCTATTTTTAGTTTTGTCAAAATCATACATAACCGTTATCGGATATAAAGGTTATGGTCATAGTCTGTTAAAAAGAGGATGATATGTTATTGTAACAGGCGGGCAAAATCGAAAGGTTCAACCCTTCTTATCAGGTTGGCTCTTAGTATGGGTTTGTAATTAGGGTCCTTACCCCTGCCTAATGTCTGAAATATTTTTTCTTCCGTAATATCAAGTATGCTCATAGCTTCCCCGTTCTAGAATCCATCCTTTGAATAAAACCGCATCCCGAAGTGTTCGCACAGCCCGCTTTCACAGTCATCATCGTGTCGCTTTCCACAATGCGAAAGCGTCAGAAGCCTTATCGCCATATCATGTTTCTCGCAATACGGTGAGACTATCATTTTATCCTCCCATGTAACAACAAATATATCTTAATTAATCGTTAAAAAACCTATAACCCCCATTGTATATAATATTAACCCGCATATATACAATTATAATTATCATCATAACCATAGATTATGTGATCAACACAGACCGCCTACCAAGTTGCCCCGAACCTTTCACGGAAAACAAGCTCATTAAGGTTTTTCCTTTCAGAAGCCCTTTCTTTTTTAACAGGATGCCCGAGAGCAACTACTGCCATCAATTCATAAGAATCCGGCGCTTCAAGGACTTTATTCACCATCTCTTTATTCTTCAGTATCTCGCCAAGCCACACCCCGCCAAGTCCCATGGAGTGAATGACAAGCAGCATGTTCTGAATGCACGCGCCTATGGATTGCACATCTTTTGTATAATGATACATATGTTCTTTGTCAAGAAAAACCACTATCAGCACAGGGGCATTATTTATAGTCGGACCGTAGTTTGTAAGTTTAGAAAGGTTCACTTTCGTTTCCTTATTTCGCACCACTATAAACCGCCATGCCTGGTTATTTAAACCTGAGGGCGCCCACCTTCCCGCATCGAGGATTTGCACTATCACCTCATCACTCACGCTTTCATACGTAAATCCCCGGACGCTTCGTCGTGATTTTATCGCCTCTATCGTTTCCATAATATCACCCGTACATCTGAGGGTCAGGCGGCTTGGACTGTAAAATCGGGATAAGATTTTCCATGGATAAAGGAAAAACGGCGGCCATTTCTTCCCCGCAGGCAGGACATTTCTTTGATAACTCAAGCGGGGTTGCGTTGATGGTTTCATCGTAAATGGCTTCGGATATAAAAGGACTGAGAATAGGAGTGGGCTGACCAATGTTGAACTCACCGCGTGCTAAAAAATCATAATACGTGAGCTTTTCAGAATAACCGCATTTGCATCGAAGTTCAATTTTATTTTTTAAGAACTTATTGTTCCTGTTTTTCTGCGATAATGCGATGATTGTATCTTTCATCGCTCCAAGATTGGTTTCCCTGTACTAAATTCCTTCGGCATTTAATTTGAGAAAACAGCTTTTCTCACAGCTTCTATCGTGGCATCAATTTCTATGGGCTTGGGACATACCGCAAGCACATGCTCGGAATCCTTAAGCAAATGTCCCGTAGTGACGCACACAACATTTTCATCAATATCTATTACCCCTAAACCCACGAGCTTCCGTAATCCTGCAATCGAAGACGCACTGGCTGGTTCAACCCCTATCCCTTCAAGACTTGCAAGTTCATGCTGTGCTCTGATTATCTCTTCATCTGATACAGTCTCAGCAGTTCCTCCGGATTCCCTTATTGCAGTCAATGCCTTTACTGCATTTACAGGGTTGCCGATGCGGATCGCGGTAGCTACGGTTTCTGGCTTGGCTTCAGGTGTTATTGTAGATTTATTATTCTTGATGGCCGCAACTATGGGACATGCTCCTTCTGCCTGTATGCCTGTCATTTTCGGGACGCTATCTGTGAGTCCAAGATGCTTTAGCTCCTTGAAACCCTTGTAAATAGCCGTGATGTTCCCCGCATTTCCAACAGGCAGGATAATTCGATCCGGAGCCTGCCATCCCAGCTGGTCTGCAATCTCAAAAGCGATGGTCTTTTGTCCTTCAAGGCGATAAGGGTTTACCGAATTTAAGAGATAGAACCCTTCCCTGTCGCAGAGGTCACGCACCAGTTTTAACGCATCATCAAAATTTCCACGGATGCTCAAAACCTTTGCTCCGTGCATGAGAGCCTGCGCCAATTTCCCCAGTGCTACCTTTCCCGAAGGCAGGAGAACAACAGCAGGAACCCCTGCCCTTGCCCCGTACACTGCCAGCGAAGCTGATGTGTTCCCGGTGGAGGCGCAGGCGACAGTTTTCATGTTAAGTTCAAGGGCTTTTGTAACTCCGACTGTCATCCCTCTGTCCTTGAATGAACCTGTTGGGTTCATGCCTTCGTGCTTGACATAAACCTCTTTCATTCCAACATCTTTTGAGAGCCTTCCGACGCGATAGAGCGGTGTCCCGCCTTCCTTCAGGGACACAGGCTCCCTGCCCACAGGCAGGAGTGCGCGGTATTTCCAGACCGACAGCGGTCCTTTCAAGTCCTTTTTTGTAATCTTGATATCCGAGTAATCATAGACAACATCAAGGAGACCACCGCATGGACAGGTGTAGATAACCTCGGTTTCTGGATACTTCCTGTGACATTCAATGCACTCAAGGTGGTACATAAGATACTCAATAGAATTTTAAAGCTTATAGATTGCTCTGGTATTTCGATTGTAATACTATCGTGTTATACTTTCATCTATACGAAGAGACAATCAAAACTTGAAATAAAAAATGACCGAATTTATTGATATTATTTTTGCAAAACCGATTGAATGTTATGTTGAAATAGATTATAAGAAGAAATTACGCTCGATCAGATTTTTAAAAAGTAAAGAAAATTTAAAAGAGAGAAAAACACTCGACATCAGTTTTGAACTGGAACGCTATTTTAATGGTGAAGAAATTGATTTTTCGTGCGAGTTAGACATATCGCACCTTTCTCCTTTTGCGCAAAAAGTGCTTGAGGAAACAACAAAAATCGGATACGGTGAAACAATTACATACTCGGAACTTGCACGAAACATAGGCAGCAAAGGAGCGCGAGCAGCAGGAAGGGCGCTTGCAATCAATCCTCTTCCGATTGTTATCCCCTGTCACAGGGTGGTTGCAAAGAACGGTATCGGCGGGTACTCAGCAGGTGTGGATATAAAAACCAGATTGCTTGAGCTTGAAAAAATCCAATAACCTTTAATAGGTAAAAATGAATGTTTGCTCGTGCCCCGATGGGGTAGTCCGGATATCCTTTGAGATTGCGGATCTTAAGACCTGGGTTCAAATCCCAGTCGGGGCGCTCAAATTTTTGTTAAACGCCTTACTTGGAGATTGTCGGATTGACTCCATAATTTCATCAATCCTCACCAAATTATGGGATTTTTTCTTAACACATTGTGCAGGGAGTTGAACAAAAAAAAGGACGTCCGGACCGGGATTTGAACCCGGGTCGGAGACTCGACAGGCCTCCATGATAGGCCGCTACACTATCCGGACTTTGAGGGATTCGCATAAACGGTTTTGTTGCATTTAAGTCTTTTGTTAACGGATTCTTTTTAATCACAATCCAGTATCACTTATAAATAGTTGCGTCTTCAATTAGCATGTTCGATGAAGCTGGTTATCCGCAAATCCGACATTAAAGGAACCATCAGCGCCCCTCCCTCAAAAAGCTACACACACAGGGCTATTGCAATTGCTGCCCTCTCGAAGAAAGCCACAGTTTACAACCCGCTCATATCGGAGGACACGAAAGCTACAATAAGAGCCGTGGAAGCTTTTGGTGCTGAGGTAGAATCAAAGAAAGACTCACTCATAATCAAAGGATTCGATGGGGAATTAAAAACCCCAGATAATGTTATCGATGTTGCAAATTCAGGCACAACACTTCGCATAATGACAGCAGTGGCTTCGCTTGCAAACGGCGGCACCGTCCTTACAGGCGATGCCAGTATCAGGACAAGACCGAATACCCCTTTGCTCAATGCACTGAATGACCTCGGGGCTGAGGCATTCTCTACGCGCAATAACGGAATGGCACCGCTCGTGGTAAGGGGAAAAATGCGGGGAGGGCGCGTGCATATAGACGGCTCGATAAGCTCCCAGTTCGTATCAGCGCTGCTTATCGCCTGTCCCTTTGCACAGAACACGACCACCGTATTAATTAAAGGAGAGTTGAAATCACGACCCTACGTGGATATCACCATCGCCATGCTAAAAGATGCAGGCGTGAAAATAACATGCGATGCCCCTAATTCTTTTGCCATCCCGCCGAACCAGGAGTATAACATGAAGTCGTACAGCGTTCCTGGGGATTTTTCTTCCGCTTCATATATGATGGCTGCAGCAGCATTGTGTGGAGAAATTACTATCAAGAACCTTTTCCCTTCGGAGCAGGGCGATTCGGTTTTGATCGAGATGCTTGAAAAAATGGGGGCGCAAATCTCATGGGACAAGAAAAAAGGGGAGATTAAGGTAAGCAAAGGCAGTCTAAAAGGCATAATTGTGGATGTGGGCAAGACCCCTGACCTTGTTCCAACTCTGGCGGTGCTCGGAGCGGCAGCAGAAGGGACTATGGTCATCGAGAATGCGGAGCATGTAAGATACAAGGAAACCGACCGGCTTCATGCGATGACAGTTGAACTTAAAAAAATGGGCGTGGACATCGTGGAAGAAAAGGACAGGCTGGTTATCAAAGGCGGGACGATACGCGGGGCAGAGGTACACGGCTGGGATGACCACAGGATTGTTATGGCTCTGGCTGTGGCAGGGATGGTAGCCGGCGATACGACAATCGATACGATAGAGTCGGTCAGCATCTCGTATCCTGGTTTCTTTGATGATTTGAAAAAGATCGGTGCTGTTGTTGATAATTTGAACTGATAGAACAAACAACAGACTAACGCAAACCGATTCCATCATCAGAAATACGATATATTTTAATACCGCTTTGCATGTATGGAAGGGTTGTGCCCAGGTGGCCTAGTTGGTTAGGGCGCCAGACTCATAGGGTAATACACAAGGCGCTTAAGCTTCCTGAGAAATCTGGAGGTCACGGGTTCGGATCCCGTCCTGGGCATCTAACGGTTCCGTCCAATTCCCGTCCTGAAAACAGACAAAGATTGGTGAGAGAGATTGCTCTTCGGTCAAAGAGCATATTAAGAGAACAGCAACCTGTGAGAGAATAAAGAACTGCTTGCTCGACTTCGCGAGGACTGCCTGGTGGGTTTCAATGTACCGAGGATAAGTAAAACACATATTACCACTTTATTGAGGCGCGAATTTTGAGATCGTCCACTTGGAGGGGAGGTTTATTATTCTCCTTCTATCGGCGAACCTGATTTTTTACTTTTTTTGGATTTAAGTTCTTCCCATTGCAATAGCCATTTCCATAAGGGTATAAACATAATCTGATTTCCATTCACTCTCACTTCCTCTTCGTCGTCTTTTGTGACAACATAACCCCGGTCAAGAGAGAACTCTTTAAGGAACTTTAATAGACCCTTCAGATCCTTTCTCTGTATGTTGTTCTTATATTTGGACTCAAGCGGAATAATTGCTCCATCTTCGGTCAGGACACAATCCACCTCAGCAGTCCCCTTTCTCCAGAAAAACTGCGCTTTTGAAGAGTT
It encodes:
- a CDS encoding cytidine/deoxycytidylate deaminase family protein, which translates into the protein MRPTIDEYFMEIASIVAKRSTCLRNQVGAVIVRDKRILSTGYNGAPRNLAHCLDIGCIRQQNNIASGTRHELCRAVHAEQNAIIQAALHGVSIENATVYCTHQPCILCAKMLINARIEKVVFGVVYPDTEALDFFDKAGVKIEQLNISLNP
- the queC gene encoding 7-cyano-7-deazaguanine synthase QueC — its product is MKSVVLLSSGLDSTVAFKEAYNRCDEVLCVTFDYGQLASEKEITFAKKICELFNVCHIIISLPWYSTFRGALTGGGALPKILESELDDREITRETAEKVWVPARNVVFLSIGAALAENYKYDLIVTGFDAEEAATFPDNTPEFVESFNGMLKFGTLTHPSVYTPLISMSKVEIVKRGLEIDAPLEWSWSCYEGWERPCGVCESCLRRKRAFNSSGATDPLLERLGI
- a CDS encoding nitroreductase codes for the protein METIEAIKSRRSVRGFTYESVSDEVIVQILDAGRWAPSGLNNQAWRFIVVRNKETKVNLSKLTNYGPTINNAPVLIVVFLDKEHMYHYTKDVQSIGACIQNMLLVIHSMGLGGVWLGEILKNKEMVNKVLEAPDSYELMAVVALGHPVKKERASERKNLNELVFRERFGATW
- the thrC gene encoding threonine synthase; this translates as MYHLECIECHRKYPETEVIYTCPCGGLLDVVYDYSDIKITKKDLKGPLSVWKYRALLPVGREPVSLKEGGTPLYRVGRLSKDVGMKEVYVKHEGMNPTGSFKDRGMTVGVTKALELNMKTVACASTGNTSASLAVYGARAGVPAVVLLPSGKVALGKLAQALMHGAKVLSIRGNFDDALKLVRDLCDREGFYLLNSVNPYRLEGQKTIAFEIADQLGWQAPDRIILPVGNAGNITAIYKGFKELKHLGLTDSVPKMTGIQAEGACPIVAAIKNNKSTITPEAKPETVATAIRIGNPVNAVKALTAIRESGGTAETVSDEEIIRAQHELASLEGIGVEPASASSIAGLRKLVGLGVIDIDENVVCVTTGHLLKDSEHVLAVCPKPIEIDATIEAVRKAVFSN
- a CDS encoding methylated-DNA--[protein]-cysteine S-methyltransferase, coding for MTEFIDIIFAKPIECYVEIDYKKKLRSIRFLKSKENLKERKTLDISFELERYFNGEEIDFSCELDISHLSPFAQKVLEETTKIGYGETITYSELARNIGSKGARAAGRALAINPLPIVIPCHRVVAKNGIGGYSAGVDIKTRLLELEKIQ
- the aroA gene encoding 3-phosphoshikimate 1-carboxyvinyltransferase codes for the protein MKLVIRKSDIKGTISAPPSKSYTHRAIAIAALSKKATVYNPLISEDTKATIRAVEAFGAEVESKKDSLIIKGFDGELKTPDNVIDVANSGTTLRIMTAVASLANGGTVLTGDASIRTRPNTPLLNALNDLGAEAFSTRNNGMAPLVVRGKMRGGRVHIDGSISSQFVSALLIACPFAQNTTTVLIKGELKSRPYVDITIAMLKDAGVKITCDAPNSFAIPPNQEYNMKSYSVPGDFSSASYMMAAAALCGEITIKNLFPSEQGDSVLIEMLEKMGAQISWDKKKGEIKVSKGSLKGIIVDVGKTPDLVPTLAVLGAAAEGTMVIENAEHVRYKETDRLHAMTVELKKMGVDIVEEKDRLVIKGGTIRGAEVHGWDDHRIVMALAVAGMVAGDTTIDTIESVSISYPGFFDDLKKIGAVVDNLN